The DNA sequence atttttgtcaagtaGTTAGATgttaaggaaattttttaaatcataagacaaaagaaatttttggaacaaaTAGATATTTGAGACaacaatttttgtaaaatcgaGTTAAGTAACTTGAGTTTAAATACTAGATTGCAGAGAACCAGTCATTAAcaagaattaaaattcaagtaatttgCTGCGTTATTGCaacaaataatgaataaacttttcttattacaagtttttaatttttttgtaattaactttttacatTACAATATTTCtgctgtaattattttagcaGTACAGTGTCAAGTTACTTGAGATTAAATGGATTTGATAGACAAATATGATTAGTAATTTTGCAAAACCGAGTCATGTCTTCCGAAAcgtttttgataattagattcgctattttatatttcgtaatacaaaattttagttgattttttatggATCTGCTTATTTTCGATCCTcaaactattatatttttttttgttgaacaTGATTAACAAAAACACATAGAAGCAATTTCTGCTCTGATAATTTCCAGataaatttgatcaaaaatagttttaaatttttaaacccaATTTCTCAAAATGACGTCTATGTCAGTTGTCACGTTATTGTTATCTACGTCCATTTAATTAGAACATTACTAacttctttataaaattttagatctgttactgaaaaaaaaaaaaaaaaaaaaataataataataataataaccttCAGCAAGACGTTTCTTTTCTTCAGCTAATTGCTTGTCTCTAATAGCTTTGCGTTTTACTTCAACTTCCTGGAATGCCGCTTCTTTCTTAGAATTACGATTTTGCCAAAATATTCCATAAAATATTCCAGCTGTTAATAATGACCACCTTGAAAACTATTccgtaataaatatattagtatatattttatttatataaatgcaaattataaaattaaaaaattttaaaggttaaaaaaattatgtaatgtcttggtaaatattatatgataattttgaaataatcaagtgtaagttaaaaataataatatatgagtTTGTGGATAATTATGTAgagtaataatttaagaagttatgataagttttaatttattatttaccttgATGAAGGGTGAAACCCGGACGGGTCGTGGGTTTAATTCGACGGcggacatttttttatttgatcttCTAGCTCTGGACGATATTGATGTCGCAGATTAGGGATTGAAGATTGGGGATGTAGGGaaagaaattgttttttagttgtatttaatatatatagagagcGTTTGGTTAAGCCGAGTTCATTAATAAGTTACCGACAGATGATTtggtttgaaaaatataatggcgcgtaatttaaaattgtgaaTGTTTGAATCTGACAGAAAGTTGGAACTTGAATATTGATAGAGGGTGGCTTAGGGTACATTCCAAAATGCGCTGCGAGCAGCAGCAGACCGTGCAAGTGCAGGGTAGTAAACAGTACGATTTTGGCGTGAAACActtgtgtgttttttttttctaatatttcaaatatttttatcatattctgctgctattttattttgattttcgatttttaatttttcttctattcttagtaagttatttttcgaatatttaaatttaccatgcAAGGAATaagaataatcaataaattgttggtgaaaataaaaactttcgagtatactttttagtctcattaatataattattgacaaaaataaactttaataaaattattaaatttcaattttgaaatttcgcgccgTTGGCGCTGCTGCGCGTCGCTGTATTtaacgttaaaatttttgctaaaatGGGTGGTGGTCGATGAATCGATAAATCGATTATATTGTATCAACTAGCGGTCCAATGACGGCAgccagtatcataaaaatggCAGTAGTAGTCAAGCTTCTTTACGTTTGAAATGAAACATAGTATTGCAGTTACGTTGTGtaattatccataaaattCATTGCTCATAgtcattgtttaattaaaatgtgcagtgttagtaaaatttaaattgtgcaaagtgtctgtggtgtcgttaagtgttgagtgttcagtgctagtgtaaaATGTTGCTGAAGGCTGATACGAATAACTTCCGAGTTCCTGggcaaaatcatctggcatcgtctggtgggaaatagcagttaagtgacgttttttcagctgcaatacacttggagcaattcaaattaaatctcCGAGTGTATtcggacacccttctgcatattatttccctaccaaggtttgttcaaacacttgcgtgttttttttttaattttttaaatatttttttaccatatttTGCCGCCCTTTTATTTTAACgtacgattttaaatttttctcacatttcttataattcatttttcaaatatatgcTACAGCTGCTCGCAGCGCACTTTGAAATGCACCCTTaatattgtagaaaaaaatattttcaagagCGAAATAATATCttgtatgaa is a window from the Microplitis demolitor isolate Queensland-Clemson2020A chromosome 4, iyMicDemo2.1a, whole genome shotgun sequence genome containing:
- the LOC128667575 gene encoding uncharacterized protein LOC128667575 — encoded protein: MSAVELNPRPVRVSPFIKFSRWSLLTAGIFYGIFWQNRNSKKEAAFQEVEVKRKAIRDKQLAEEKKRLAEAEMRELEKMMK